A window of the Arenibacter algicola genome harbors these coding sequences:
- a CDS encoding LytR/AlgR family response regulator transcription factor codes for MEYTYTILDSDAQSNLQLQHYMEEYSEFYCSGVATNSIDGLNGILKKSPDVVFIHLNDKAHEYFHMIMEMHQYLKEIPIFIGISKSKQFAFEALKCHFFDYWLLPYNEFDIRKTLLRLKLKTPKEQEPKTLLLQSYKDYRYINTQEIMYLQADNNATDFFMKDGSTISAFKTLKTFENNLPTNFVRVHQSYIINIDFVSRINYGKGLCTLKHDKLQLPFSKSYKNNIDNLKKVLAKNTISTLN; via the coding sequence ATGGAATATACCTATACCATTTTGGACTCTGATGCCCAATCCAATTTACAGCTTCAACACTATATGGAAGAATACAGTGAATTCTATTGTTCAGGTGTAGCCACTAACAGTATAGATGGTCTAAATGGTATACTTAAAAAATCTCCTGATGTGGTATTCATCCATTTAAATGATAAGGCCCATGAGTATTTTCATATGATAATGGAAATGCATCAATACTTAAAAGAAATTCCCATTTTTATAGGAATTTCCAAAAGCAAGCAATTTGCCTTTGAAGCCTTAAAATGTCATTTTTTCGACTACTGGTTATTGCCTTATAACGAATTCGACATTAGAAAGACCCTCCTAAGGTTAAAATTAAAAACACCGAAAGAGCAGGAGCCCAAAACACTTTTACTTCAATCCTATAAAGATTATCGCTACATAAATACTCAGGAAATCATGTATTTACAAGCCGATAACAATGCCACCGACTTTTTTATGAAAGACGGAAGTACTATAAGTGCTTTTAAAACGTTAAAGACTTTTGAGAACAATTTACCGACGAATTTTGTAAGGGTTCATCAGAGTTATATCATCAATATCGACTTCGTTTCTAGGATCAACTACGGGAAAGGACTATGCACTTTAAAGCATGACAAACTACAATTACCCTTTTCCAAATCCTACAAAAACAACATTGACAACTTAAAAAAGGTCTTGGCCAAAAATACCATTTCTACTCTTAACTAG
- a CDS encoding LptM family lipoprotein, protein MKRLLSIFAVLLLSIGLFAMGSKGEFPTQDNAVATDKDSVPRDRRDPPPAMDNFQYNDNAVATDKDSVPRDRRDPPPAMDNFQYNDNAVATDKDSVPRDRRDPPPAMDNFQYNDNAVATDKDSVPRDRRDPPPAMDNFQFNDNAVATDKDSVPRDRRDPPPVMSELTPFNSAIA, encoded by the coding sequence ATGAAAAGATTACTATCTATTTTTGCCGTATTACTACTAAGTATCGGCTTATTTGCAATGGGATCCAAAGGTGAGTTCCCAACTCAAGACAACGCCGTAGCCACAGACAAGGACAGCGTTCCAAGAGACAGAAGGGACCCACCCCCAGCAATGGACAATTTCCAATACAATGACAACGCCGTAGCCACAGACAAGGACAGCGTTCCAAGAGACAGAAGGGACCCACCCCCAGCAATGGACAATTTCCAATACAATGACAACGCCGTTGCCACAGACAAGGACAGCGTTCCAAGAGACAGAAGGGACCCACCCCCAGCAATGGACAATTTCCAATACAATGACAACGCCGTTGCCACAGACAAGGACAGCGTTCCAAGAGACAGAAGGGACCCACCCCCAGCAATGGACAACTTCCAGTTCAATGACAATGCAGTTGCTACCGACAAGGATAGCGTTCCAAGGGATAGAAGGGATCCACCACCGGTTATGTCCGAATTAACACCTTTCAACAGTGCCATAGCCTAA
- a CDS encoding tetratricopeptide repeat-containing sensor histidine kinase: MEKNLSYKFLFYLLIFLQLLIIGCKEVMESAPNPRSAQTNDSIAYWLDEKNSSSEENYKYNLGKAFNYALETQNDSLKSKYFSKISYYYSVLGDSLQFRRSNKIALKLSEKMKDSSALANNHWDLAYFLGDIAVEDSAYYHFSQAEKIFKALKNDYPRARVLYNMAQVQASVKDYTSSEITTIEAIELFKPLNKDYNLYMCYNNLGSVTNALKEYDKALEYYGKSLLYLDKSDNDNLNRFNVINNIGKVYHDKGQYNKALESFKQVISADSLYNKDARLYSIALSNYANAKNKLGDTTGVLSLLEKAIKIKDSLNDTKSLAITYYEIAEYYLSKKDTGMAMQYAQNSKIISEQSSNNFRLLESLELLAKLDPINSSRYTQEYIKLNDSLLREERAVRNKFTRIRFETDEFIEQNELLTRQRQLWIGIAFTLFVLAAFILITIDQRRKNQKLRFEQAQQKANQEIFNLLLAQNKKVEEGKQLEKKRISEELHDGILGQMLGIRLILSGLNNKTDSDSVLKRSDLLKKLQGLEEEIRTISHELSRASQEKIHNFIVSIEELVKTIQDSSKMKCHFEYDHKIDWDQLKGDIKINIYRIVQESLQNCIKHAKATKVDLLFESEDDHVRIIVLDNGVGFDQKKGKRGIGLKNINSRLEKLKGTYDIQSKIGQGTKVIVTIPCIMEEEAEPVHA; the protein is encoded by the coding sequence ATGGAAAAGAACTTGTCATATAAATTCTTGTTTTATCTACTAATTTTCCTACAACTTCTGATCATCGGTTGTAAGGAGGTTATGGAAAGTGCACCGAACCCAAGGTCTGCGCAAACAAATGACAGTATCGCCTACTGGTTGGATGAAAAAAATAGTAGTTCCGAAGAGAATTACAAATACAACCTTGGGAAAGCTTTTAATTATGCTTTGGAAACTCAAAATGATTCCCTAAAATCCAAATATTTCTCAAAAATCTCCTATTACTACTCTGTTCTAGGCGACTCCCTTCAGTTTAGACGCTCCAACAAAATTGCGCTCAAGCTTTCGGAAAAAATGAAAGATTCAAGTGCCTTGGCCAACAACCATTGGGATTTGGCTTATTTCTTAGGAGATATTGCAGTTGAAGACAGTGCCTATTATCATTTTTCCCAAGCGGAAAAAATATTTAAAGCACTGAAAAATGATTATCCCAGAGCCCGTGTTCTTTACAACATGGCTCAGGTACAAGCAAGTGTAAAAGACTATACGAGTAGTGAAATAACGACCATTGAGGCCATTGAATTATTCAAGCCGTTGAATAAAGATTACAATCTTTATATGTGCTACAACAATCTAGGATCGGTCACCAACGCTCTAAAGGAATATGATAAAGCACTTGAATATTATGGTAAGTCGTTATTATACCTGGACAAATCGGATAACGATAATCTAAACCGGTTCAACGTTATAAATAACATAGGTAAGGTTTATCATGACAAAGGACAATATAATAAAGCATTGGAATCATTTAAGCAAGTTATCAGCGCCGATAGCCTGTATAATAAGGATGCCAGATTATACTCCATTGCACTTTCCAATTATGCCAATGCCAAGAATAAACTGGGAGATACAACTGGTGTCCTCTCTTTATTAGAGAAAGCCATCAAAATTAAAGACAGCTTAAACGACACCAAGAGTTTAGCAATTACCTATTACGAAATAGCCGAATATTATTTGAGCAAAAAAGACACGGGCATGGCCATGCAATACGCCCAAAACTCCAAAATTATCTCGGAACAATCGAGCAATAATTTTCGCCTGCTCGAGTCCCTGGAACTTTTGGCCAAATTGGACCCCATTAATTCATCCCGATATACGCAGGAATATATAAAACTGAATGATAGTTTACTTAGGGAGGAACGTGCCGTTAGAAATAAGTTTACCCGGATTAGGTTCGAGACCGATGAATTTATTGAACAAAATGAACTGTTGACACGGCAGCGCCAATTATGGATCGGGATTGCCTTTACCCTATTTGTACTAGCTGCATTTATATTGATTACCATAGATCAACGTCGCAAAAATCAGAAATTGAGATTCGAACAAGCACAACAGAAAGCGAATCAGGAAATCTTTAATTTACTCTTGGCGCAAAACAAGAAGGTGGAAGAAGGTAAACAATTGGAAAAGAAACGGATATCTGAGGAACTTCATGACGGCATATTAGGACAAATGTTGGGAATACGTTTAATTCTTTCCGGACTTAACAATAAAACCGATTCCGATTCCGTTCTTAAACGCAGTGACCTGCTTAAGAAATTACAAGGTTTGGAGGAGGAAATCCGTACAATTTCCCATGAATTGAGCAGGGCATCGCAAGAAAAAATTCATAACTTTATTGTATCCATTGAAGAATTGGTCAAAACAATTCAAGATTCCTCGAAAATGAAATGTCATTTTGAGTATGACCATAAAATAGATTGGGACCAGTTAAAGGGAGATATTAAAATTAACATTTATAGGATTGTGCAAGAAAGTTTGCAGAATTGTATAAAGCATGCCAAGGCCACTAAAGTGGACCTATTGTTCGAATCCGAAGATGATCATGTGCGGATTATAGTATTGGACAACGGCGTTGGTTTTGACCAGAAGAAGGGAAAAAGAGGTATAGGACTTAAAAACATTAATTCCAGATTGGAGAAGTTGAAAGGAACTTATGAC